Proteins from one Ketobacter alkanivorans genomic window:
- a CDS encoding SoxR reducing system RseC family protein yields the protein MIEEHGRVVATDSGLAWVETIRQSACDSCSAKAGCGHSALAKLGQSAVHMQALCDISVSVGDQVIVGVPEEIMVKSSLLAYLMPLLMMMVFGLAADAAGAQDLVTAVAGLAGLGAGFALLRWHFHQNQHDDRYQPVVLRRVYGSPHHDSLNL from the coding sequence ATGATAGAAGAACACGGTCGAGTAGTGGCCACAGACTCCGGCCTGGCATGGGTAGAGACTATTCGCCAGTCGGCCTGCGACAGTTGCTCCGCAAAGGCGGGGTGTGGGCACAGCGCCCTGGCCAAACTTGGGCAGAGCGCTGTGCATATGCAGGCTCTGTGTGACATTAGCGTGTCTGTCGGGGATCAGGTCATAGTGGGTGTGCCGGAGGAAATCATGGTAAAGAGCTCGTTATTGGCCTATTTGATGCCCCTGTTGATGATGATGGTGTTCGGCCTTGCAGCGGACGCTGCCGGTGCCCAGGATCTGGTGACGGCTGTAGCGGGGCTGGCTGGTCTGGGCGCGGGTTTTGCCCTGTTGCGCTGGCATTTCCACCAAAACCAGCATGATGATCGATATCAGCCAGTCGTGTTGCGTCGAGTCTATGGCAGCCCTCACCATGATTCTTTAAATCTATAA